The Fibrobacter sp. UWB4 genome includes a window with the following:
- a CDS encoding CinA family protein — translation MMNEAINIEHEIHELAMKIKEELIKRGEMMATAESCTGGLIASSIVNEPGSSAILKGGIVAYQNEVKHEILGVSDEILEKYGAVSEQTVKAMAEGARQKFHCEWAVATSGIAGPTGAEPGKPVGTVWMCVANSLQNEAFCEIFAGNREQIREKSVYKIMSKLLFLLNSQKSTCTKVH, via the coding sequence ATGATGAACGAAGCAATCAATATCGAACACGAAATTCACGAACTAGCCATGAAGATCAAGGAAGAACTGATCAAGCGCGGTGAGATGATGGCAACGGCGGAATCCTGCACAGGCGGGCTTATCGCCTCAAGCATCGTCAACGAGCCAGGTTCCTCTGCGATTTTGAAGGGTGGAATCGTCGCCTACCAGAACGAAGTCAAGCACGAAATACTTGGCGTCAGCGATGAGATCCTCGAAAAATACGGGGCTGTCAGCGAACAGACCGTAAAAGCCATGGCCGAAGGCGCCCGCCAAAAATTCCACTGCGAATGGGCGGTCGCCACATCGGGAATCGCAGGCCCTACCGGTGCAGAACCGGGAAAACCTGTCGGAACCGTATGGATGTGTGTCGCCAATAGTTTGCAAAATGAAGCTTTTTGCGAAATTTTTGCAGGAAACAGGGAACAAATCCGTGAAAAAAGCGTGTATAAGATAATGAGCAAGCTCCTTTTTTTGCTAAATAGCCAAAAAAGCACTTGCACAAAAGTTCACTAA
- the recA gene encoding recombinase RecA, with product MAKKTTTPTSNLSSEKAKAVEAAIAQIEKNYGKGSIMALGQQPVEDIPVIPTGCIQLDMALGVGGFPRGRIIEIYGPESSGKTTLALHAIAEAQKLGGVAAFIDAEHAFDAVYARKLGVDIESLLVSQPDTGEQALDIAETLVRSGAIDIIVVDSVAALVPQAEINGEMGDNHVGLQARLMSQALRKLTGILSKSNTCMLFINQLRMKIGVMFGNPETTTGGNALKFYATQRIDIRRIAAIKNGEEVIGNRTRVKIVKNKVAAPFTQCEFDILYGVGISREASILDLACELDIIQKSGSWFSYNNERIGQGRENTRLFLKDNVDLCNEIEQKIRESMKDVELFKLGENDTVDLGDDGEGEASIQEDA from the coding sequence ATGGCCAAGAAAACAACAACACCCACCAGCAACCTTTCCAGCGAAAAAGCAAAAGCAGTCGAAGCGGCAATTGCCCAAATCGAAAAGAATTACGGTAAAGGTTCTATCATGGCCCTCGGTCAACAGCCCGTCGAGGATATCCCGGTCATCCCGACAGGTTGCATCCAGCTCGACATGGCACTCGGCGTAGGCGGGTTCCCCCGCGGGCGCATTATCGAAATTTACGGACCGGAATCTTCCGGTAAAACAACACTCGCATTGCACGCAATTGCCGAAGCCCAGAAACTTGGCGGCGTTGCAGCATTCATCGACGCTGAACACGCTTTTGACGCCGTTTACGCCCGCAAGCTCGGCGTCGATATCGAATCGCTCCTCGTGTCCCAGCCGGACACCGGCGAACAGGCTTTGGACATCGCCGAAACGCTCGTCCGCTCTGGCGCTATTGACATCATTGTCGTGGACTCCGTGGCAGCACTTGTACCGCAGGCCGAAATCAACGGCGAAATGGGCGACAACCATGTGGGCCTCCAGGCCCGCCTCATGTCCCAGGCACTCCGCAAGCTTACCGGCATCCTCTCCAAGTCGAACACCTGTATGTTGTTCATCAACCAGCTCCGCATGAAGATCGGCGTGATGTTTGGCAACCCGGAAACAACCACCGGCGGCAACGCCCTCAAGTTCTACGCCACGCAGCGTATCGACATCCGCCGCATTGCCGCCATCAAGAATGGCGAAGAAGTCATCGGTAACCGCACTCGCGTGAAGATCGTGAAGAACAAGGTCGCCGCTCCGTTTACCCAATGCGAATTCGACATCCTCTACGGCGTGGGCATTTCCCGTGAAGCATCCATCCTCGACCTCGCCTGCGAACTCGACATCATCCAGAAGAGCGGCTCCTGGTTCAGCTACAACAACGAACGCATCGGCCAGGGCCGTGAAAACACCCGCCTCTTCTTGAAGGACAACGTAGACCTCTGCAACGAGATTGAACAGAAGATTCGCGAAAGCATGAAGGACGTGGAACTCTTCAAGCTCGGTGAAAACGACACCGTTGACCTCGGTGACGACGGTGAAGGCGAAGCCAGCATACAAGAAGACGCTTAA
- a CDS encoding histidine phosphatase family protein gives MILWTIRHTKPYNPKDVCYGRLDFDVSPTFEEESDKALKALVESGAKPTRLFSSPLIRCTKFADKASKMLGLPVEKEPAIIELNFGTWEGQKLTAVPRSEMHAWTSDLRGYRFPEGENFYDIDKRAGKFLDTLPDDGEFLCITHAGVIASLQHSRCGLPDEVFVEGMFTYAMVTRFEFMRNADGMYHGTFTKIHDGIQMPALKMEKA, from the coding sequence ATGATTCTTTGGACGATTCGACACACCAAGCCTTACAACCCGAAAGACGTTTGTTACGGAAGACTAGACTTTGACGTTTCCCCCACTTTTGAAGAAGAGTCCGACAAGGCGCTCAAGGCGCTCGTAGAATCAGGAGCAAAGCCAACCCGCTTGTTCTCAAGTCCGCTAATCCGCTGCACAAAATTTGCCGACAAGGCTTCTAAAATGCTAGGACTGCCCGTCGAAAAAGAGCCAGCCATAATCGAACTTAACTTCGGTACTTGGGAAGGGCAAAAGCTCACGGCTGTCCCACGCTCAGAAATGCACGCCTGGACAAGCGACCTCCGCGGATACCGATTCCCCGAAGGCGAAAACTTTTATGACATTGATAAACGTGCAGGAAAATTCCTGGACACACTCCCAGACGATGGGGAGTTCCTGTGCATCACGCATGCAGGCGTGATCGCATCGCTACAACATTCCCGCTGTGGACTGCCAGACGAAGTCTTTGTTGAAGGCATGTTCACTTATGCAATGGTGACCCGTTTCGAATTTATGCGCAACGCAGACGGAATGTACCACGGGACGTTTACGAAAATCCATGACGGCATACAAATGCCCGCACTCAAGATGGAAAAGGCATAG
- a CDS encoding cadherin repeat domain-containing protein — protein MKKGNLNLRTFLSTVVAAMGLAVPVSAEDEPAVERDIIKLEPLYFQGATTEAENQKLWNELMKYKLWGTESFSTKEEFKIEEPSGYTGTANGDIWFKEHSHTLGGPIVSAQNLNFQAGNTEHDKFIKGPVYAKDLKLPDNWNNGRDQSYEGIYCFEGKIEFDIPNLTEKRDDYIKVLSQYVEVIHNNGGQIYADWVDPSVFTAEEIARIKLDGPFENCPDDVPRPEVNLTVPLLNDDGIVWESAISLDGGDTQTEYVHIPPVTLNDLENEHFWYDKFVENIFLQNHGKTIYIVMPSEKQNCDATLVSGSGECEYPKTGRLTRIFSQKGVNIQGSASDARILVAYVNDDVEWVDNAWKFKDGDEYKEITEENLKIVSDDEYAGNLLFYTPADILWPQMQSDGATDLQGTYMTAGDFSIQDHMNIAGQLIAGKNLSFGAKFNGKFHYVPFNAIEVKPDIFYSNGFKEDNYKWYNMQFYLTDTAHTDVSIEYCFSFFDEIEGADTKYAAYKGRISKEFAKREDLGENPTDESDIHFMPFCAEGKTRTLVIKKGNRKPTVDALSAFIKVVDDQTVEDDEFMLFRIINLNGATISGNRFDGGLLIKLIDSNNRRPHFINPEKTNLAVPENATKAIAGTIRAVDDEGDVFRFRIVGGTAKDLFDINQTTGVVTMKDGVDPFDYEAWYELKKDDPTKEPYDIKVEICDAKATSYNVLLCDDFTFKVSIQDVNEKPYFTSTDVIRIAENKTSATDTVKFADLDKYNTNGLFTMFDEVIAVGGDTDVFTVTQDGIVQTKRGVVLDYEVKNEYKLTLQVHDGSRNSEGELIYPDLYDEMVFKIVVTDVKDGPEFDARAYNGSVEENSPAETKVKMKSPIIATTTQAGATITYSLLDESKSFVIDPKTGVITVAENAILDYEKKNEYKMKVVATDKADIVDQTAQYDTAEVVVNLIDVNERPIFVEPTKKLSFPENAKGYVIDTLLFDDYDKVVKFRNNRFELVGDVNGFYLDPVKGVLTTTRKFDYETEEKKYDLKIRIYDASDKSLIDSGIVTVELLNANEDPYLKEVVFEIPEDAAVGTELKKPLEAIDPDDLDGSGKYTFYILEKGKEVSATKEFKLNPETGVISVASALDYEKNESYALDVRVKDADGGSSDTTVTIRIIDVNEAPSVTVDTIYVYEDQVIKEPFGSVKTDKDDPDTKNSDFRNNIYENTDKSDVIFIRSNGDAVLLKPVDYESDSVYVITVRVTDKDDKTLTSTKKVVVKVKDVYEKSEVVITRVETKDSVYLKPDTVYVNVPVVDVEWTADGKPRSSRDTLHLGVNPITKTYKDPTKNAPGSATVVIVYSTAAPIVTVSASGEDVKAENIYTVVEKATKNDSAIYVNDKKNDIKVTVKDSASNVSKSFTVKLELDTVAVSSKEFKNIKSVADSKVTRKKDPASGITTIPENGSYTKNSYTEEVNGIKVTVTYYTDSKGKDVKRSVITSSGKKKDIAVIEVSYTVNVGGKDVTLSYFADASTGERVTLNTGLTDSESVLSADGDDVTGSYKVSYTYKDKSGNTVDVSYFLDEKGKIAKNNEGNIGYNVGYTYVNIFGNSSRKDIFVVLDQKGPVVKIESPYEDAVLNANFTVVKWTVNGEEQDTLKVQGLENGVNTIVRVFRDKAGNESRDSVHVMVKKAREIDIDVEKPVTTVDRDSVEKYYKDNPPKDNQDYSVTFVDQKTGKETEVIAGIHGKAKDGSGKEPYENSEGGHLGPTLMVDARVPVVNAVGGLATLDDIMSAGGMVALEGVDAANGKKIPVEDYVNKYCTDDFKKAMKSTDYSHMNLYSTKLKVKIWVYTNTGAFADYFSFDYDLDDPDYVNDGGLLKFYFEMKPDKNGDIRTKKGRLYGTGAYLFKTEVRMSSKLRCDLPPLSDDQASKKKNAIIKTSDELLRPFGYRRPVNK, from the coding sequence ATGAAAAAAGGAAATTTGAATTTGAGAACATTTTTGAGTACGGTTGTGGCCGCGATGGGTCTGGCAGTGCCAGTTTCGGCTGAAGATGAACCGGCTGTTGAACGTGATATCATCAAGTTGGAACCGCTTTATTTTCAAGGGGCGACAACTGAAGCGGAAAACCAGAAACTCTGGAACGAGCTTATGAAGTATAAGCTCTGGGGAACGGAATCGTTTTCTACAAAAGAAGAATTTAAGATTGAAGAACCAAGTGGCTACACCGGAACTGCGAATGGCGATATCTGGTTTAAGGAACATTCCCATACGCTTGGCGGGCCGATCGTTTCTGCGCAGAATCTGAATTTTCAAGCCGGCAATACGGAGCATGATAAGTTTATCAAAGGTCCTGTTTACGCAAAAGATCTTAAACTTCCGGATAACTGGAATAATGGCAGAGACCAGTCGTACGAAGGAATTTATTGCTTTGAAGGCAAAATTGAGTTTGATATCCCAAATTTAACTGAAAAACGTGACGATTATATTAAGGTCCTTAGTCAATATGTTGAAGTTATTCACAACAATGGGGGACAAATCTATGCGGACTGGGTTGATCCCTCAGTGTTTACAGCTGAAGAAATCGCAAGGATCAAGTTGGATGGTCCTTTTGAAAATTGCCCAGATGATGTCCCAAGACCGGAAGTCAATCTTACCGTGCCGTTGCTCAACGATGATGGTATCGTGTGGGAATCGGCTATAAGCCTTGATGGGGGTGATACTCAGACAGAATATGTTCATATTCCTCCTGTTACTTTAAATGACCTTGAAAATGAACATTTCTGGTATGATAAGTTTGTTGAGAATATTTTCCTTCAAAATCATGGAAAAACGATCTATATCGTGATGCCTTCGGAAAAGCAGAACTGTGATGCAACTTTGGTAAGCGGAAGTGGTGAGTGCGAATACCCTAAAACAGGTCGTTTAACAAGAATATTCTCGCAAAAAGGTGTCAATATTCAAGGATCGGCTAGTGATGCTAGAATACTGGTCGCTTATGTTAATGATGATGTAGAGTGGGTGGATAATGCATGGAAATTCAAAGATGGCGACGAGTATAAAGAAATTACTGAAGAGAATTTGAAAATCGTTTCTGATGACGAATACGCCGGAAATCTTTTGTTCTATACTCCTGCTGATATTTTATGGCCCCAAATGCAATCGGACGGAGCTACTGATTTGCAGGGAACATACATGACGGCGGGTGATTTTTCCATTCAGGATCACATGAATATTGCTGGACAGCTTATTGCCGGCAAGAATCTTTCGTTTGGTGCAAAGTTTAATGGAAAGTTCCATTACGTTCCGTTCAACGCTATCGAAGTTAAGCCTGATATTTTCTACAGCAATGGCTTTAAGGAAGATAATTACAAGTGGTATAACATGCAGTTCTACCTGACGGACACTGCCCATACCGACGTTTCCATTGAATATTGTTTCTCGTTCTTTGACGAAATTGAAGGTGCGGATACGAAGTATGCAGCCTATAAAGGTCGCATTTCTAAAGAATTTGCCAAGCGTGAAGATTTAGGTGAGAACCCGACTGACGAAAGCGACATTCACTTTATGCCGTTCTGTGCAGAAGGTAAGACGAGAACGCTTGTGATCAAGAAAGGCAATCGTAAACCGACTGTTGATGCTCTGTCGGCTTTTATAAAAGTTGTCGATGATCAAACTGTAGAAGATGATGAATTCATGTTGTTCAGAATTATCAACTTGAATGGTGCGACTATTTCTGGTAATAGATTCGATGGCGGTCTCTTGATTAAGCTTATCGATTCTAATAATCGTAGACCGCACTTTATCAATCCTGAGAAAACAAACCTTGCCGTTCCTGAAAATGCTACAAAAGCAATAGCTGGAACTATCCGCGCTGTCGATGACGAAGGCGATGTTTTCCGATTCCGTATTGTAGGCGGTACTGCAAAGGATTTGTTCGATATCAATCAGACGACTGGCGTTGTTACCATGAAGGATGGCGTCGATCCGTTTGATTACGAAGCCTGGTACGAGTTGAAAAAGGACGATCCGACGAAGGAACCTTACGACATCAAGGTTGAAATTTGCGATGCCAAGGCGACTTCCTATAATGTCTTGCTTTGCGATGATTTTACATTCAAGGTAAGCATTCAGGATGTCAATGAAAAACCGTACTTTACCTCTACCGATGTAATCCGCATTGCCGAAAATAAAACGAGTGCTACGGATACGGTTAAGTTTGCTGATCTGGACAAGTATAATACTAATGGCCTGTTTACGATGTTTGATGAAGTTATCGCTGTGGGCGGTGATACGGACGTCTTTACGGTAACGCAGGATGGCATTGTCCAGACGAAGAGGGGTGTGGTTCTCGATTATGAAGTAAAGAATGAATATAAACTCACGTTGCAAGTCCACGATGGCTCTCGTAATTCCGAAGGAGAATTGATTTATCCTGACCTTTACGATGAAATGGTCTTTAAAATTGTCGTGACGGATGTTAAGGACGGCCCGGAGTTTGATGCTCGCGCTTACAATGGATCTGTCGAAGAAAATTCTCCGGCAGAGACCAAGGTCAAGATGAAGTCTCCGATTATTGCGACAACAACGCAGGCTGGAGCTACGATTACCTATAGTCTCTTGGACGAATCTAAATCGTTTGTAATTGATCCAAAGACCGGCGTGATTACGGTTGCTGAAAATGCAATCCTGGATTACGAAAAGAAGAATGAATATAAGATGAAGGTGGTGGCTACGGATAAGGCCGACATCGTTGATCAGACGGCTCAGTATGATACCGCTGAAGTCGTTGTCAACCTGATCGATGTTAATGAAAGGCCGATCTTTGTCGAACCGACGAAGAAACTCTCGTTCCCGGAAAATGCTAAGGGGTACGTCATCGACACGCTTCTTTTTGATGATTATGACAAGGTGGTGAAGTTCCGCAACAACAGGTTCGAGCTTGTTGGCGATGTCAATGGCTTCTATCTGGATCCGGTTAAAGGCGTTCTCACGACGACACGCAAGTTCGACTACGAAACGGAAGAGAAAAAATATGACCTGAAGATCCGTATTTACGATGCTTCGGACAAGAGCCTTATCGATTCTGGAATTGTCACTGTTGAACTTCTCAATGCCAACGAAGATCCGTATCTGAAGGAAGTCGTGTTTGAAATTCCTGAAGATGCAGCTGTTGGAACGGAATTAAAGAAGCCTCTTGAAGCCATCGACCCCGATGATCTTGATGGCTCTGGAAAGTATACGTTCTACATTCTCGAAAAAGGCAAGGAAGTTTCTGCGACCAAGGAGTTTAAGCTTAATCCTGAGACTGGGGTGATTTCTGTTGCCTCTGCGCTGGATTACGAAAAGAATGAGTCCTATGCTCTTGATGTTCGCGTCAAGGATGCTGATGGCGGTTCCTCGGATACGACCGTGACGATCCGCATAATCGACGTGAACGAAGCTCCGTCTGTTACTGTCGATACGATTTATGTGTACGAAGATCAGGTCATTAAGGAACCGTTCGGTTCAGTCAAGACGGATAAGGACGATCCTGATACTAAGAACTCGGATTTCCGTAACAACATTTATGAAAATACAGACAAGAGTGATGTCATCTTTATTAGATCTAATGGCGATGCCGTTCTCCTGAAGCCTGTTGACTATGAATCGGATTCTGTATATGTGATTACGGTTCGCGTAACCGATAAGGACGATAAAACTTTGACATCGACCAAGAAGGTTGTGGTCAAGGTGAAGGATGTCTACGAAAAGTCTGAAGTCGTTATAACTCGTGTTGAAACGAAGGACTCGGTTTATCTCAAGCCGGATACTGTTTATGTGAATGTGCCGGTCGTCGATGTTGAATGGACTGCCGATGGAAAGCCTCGTTCTAGCCGCGATACGCTTCATCTGGGCGTAAATCCGATTACCAAGACGTATAAGGATCCGACTAAGAATGCTCCGGGTTCTGCTACGGTAGTGATCGTTTATAGCACGGCGGCCCCGATTGTGACTGTTTCTGCAAGTGGCGAAGATGTTAAAGCAGAAAACATTTACACCGTTGTTGAAAAAGCGACAAAGAACGATAGTGCTATTTATGTGAACGACAAGAAGAATGATATCAAGGTGACGGTCAAGGATTCCGCATCCAATGTTTCCAAGTCGTTTACCGTGAAGCTGGAACTTGATACGGTTGCCGTATCGTCAAAGGAATTCAAGAATATCAAGTCGGTTGCCGATAGTAAAGTCACTCGCAAGAAGGACCCAGCTTCTGGAATAACGACGATTCCTGAAAATGGTTCCTATACGAAGAACTCCTACACCGAAGAAGTCAATGGCATCAAGGTGACGGTGACCTACTACACGGACAGCAAGGGTAAGGACGTTAAGCGCTCTGTGATTACCTCTTCGGGCAAAAAGAAGGATATTGCCGTTATTGAAGTCTCTTACACGGTCAATGTCGGAGGCAAGGATGTTACGCTTTCGTACTTCGCCGATGCTTCTACGGGTGAACGTGTGACGCTCAATACTGGACTTACCGATAGCGAGTCTGTGCTTTCTGCTGATGGCGATGATGTTACGGGTTCGTACAAGGTGTCTTACACGTACAAGGACAAGAGCGGCAACACTGTAGATGTCTCCTATTTCTTGGATGAAAAGGGCAAGATTGCAAAGAACAACGAAGGTAACATTGGGTACAATGTTGGGTATACCTATGTGAACATCTTTGGCAACTCATCCAGGAAAGATATTTTTGTCGTGCTGGACCAGAAAGGACCTGTCGTAAAGATTGAATCTCCGTATGAAGATGCCGTCCTCAATGCGAACTTCACGGTTGTCAAGTGGACTGTCAATGGCGAAGAACAGGATACTTTGAAAGTCCAGGGCCTTGAAAATGGCGTGAATACAATTGTTCGCGTGTTCCGTGATAAGGCTGGCAACGAATCTCGCGATTCTGTGCATGTCATGGTGAAGAAGGCGAGGGAAATAGACATTGATGTGGAAAAGCCGGTGACGACGGTTGACCGCGATTCTGTTGAAAAGTACTACAAGGATAATCCTCCTAAGGACAATCAGGATTACAGTGTGACATTTGTTGACCAAAAAACTGGCAAGGAGACCGAAGTTATCGCTGGTATCCATGGTAAAGCCAAGGATGGATCTGGCAAAGAACCCTATGAAAATTCTGAAGGCGGACACCTCGGACCGACATTGATGGTTGACGCTCGTGTGCCGGTTGTCAATGCCGTGGGCGGACTGGCTACGCTGGATGACATCATGAGCGCAGGCGGAATGGTTGCACTGGAAGGTGTGGACGCCGCTAACGGAAAGAAGATCCCTGTGGAAGACTATGTGAACAAGTACTGCACGGACGACTTCAAAAAGGCCATGAAGTCTACGGATTACAGCCATATGAATCTTTATTCGACCAAGCTCAAGGTGAAAATCTGGGTTTATACAAATACGGGCGCGTTTGCGGACTACTTCAGCTTCGACTACGATCTGGATGATCCTGATTACGTGAATGATGGTGGTCTTTTGAAGTTCTACTTCGAAATGAAGCCCGACAAGAATGGTGACATCAGGACTAAAAAAGGACGTCTCTATGGTACGGGGGCTTATCTCTTCAAGACTGAAGTCAGGATGAGTTCCAAGCTCCGTTGCGACTTGCCGCCGCTTAGCGACGATCAGGCTAGCAAGAAAAAGAACGCCATCATCAAGACTAGCGATGAACTTTTGAGACCGTTCGGCTATAGACGTCCCGTGAATAAGTAG
- a CDS encoding DUF5683 domain-containing protein, protein MPVASPDSVQGSIAVPAQNEGENSVADVEEDEDEGVAEATADENFEVSSSPLLKGKTGIEAIDTLPVNEWDIPTKRNSLKYAMLFSLLPGGGQYYTEHYVRGGFLTGIEGLLIYDVFFNRGYQRDRLLDRARPFQDSVLYFTSKLMNAPRDSVEFYHSKRLEFLDRVRAQSDKKMEQEDVRKAEVAWLIGVHLYGMFDTFGIWYNNNHRSTEYRDMKTALLWALLPGGGQIFNRDFGKAGLVYMGLLGAAASVSTSQNMVNYYLDRKHLIEKENPTSQEYDRIKERVTYYRKNRNTYIWGGVLIYLYSIADAAVDALLSDFDSPLHMALLPNLDGGAQAVMSLDF, encoded by the coding sequence GTGCCCGTTGCCTCACCTGACTCGGTTCAGGGGAGCATTGCGGTTCCAGCTCAAAATGAAGGCGAAAATTCAGTAGCTGATGTTGAAGAGGATGAAGATGAAGGGGTGGCTGAAGCTACAGCCGATGAAAATTTTGAAGTATCATCATCTCCGCTTTTGAAAGGTAAAACAGGCATTGAAGCCATAGATACGCTTCCTGTTAATGAGTGGGACATTCCTACAAAAAGGAATTCCCTTAAATACGCGATGCTTTTTAGCCTTCTTCCCGGTGGCGGCCAGTACTATACGGAACATTATGTCCGTGGCGGTTTCTTGACGGGTATTGAAGGTTTGTTGATTTACGATGTCTTTTTTAACAGAGGGTATCAGCGTGATCGTCTGCTTGACCGTGCGCGTCCTTTCCAGGATTCCGTTCTTTATTTTACGTCAAAGCTTATGAATGCTCCTCGCGATAGCGTGGAATTTTATCACAGCAAGCGCCTGGAATTTCTTGACCGCGTACGTGCACAGAGCGATAAGAAGATGGAGCAGGAAGACGTGCGTAAGGCTGAGGTAGCCTGGCTTATCGGTGTTCACCTCTATGGAATGTTTGATACATTTGGAATTTGGTACAACAACAACCATCGAAGCACCGAATATCGTGATATGAAAACAGCACTTCTTTGGGCGCTCTTGCCTGGTGGCGGACAAATTTTCAATCGTGACTTTGGTAAGGCCGGGTTAGTTTATATGGGCCTTCTTGGTGCGGCGGCAAGTGTTTCCACATCCCAGAACATGGTTAATTATTACCTGGATCGTAAACATTTGATCGAAAAGGAAAATCCGACTTCTCAAGAATACGATCGCATCAAAGAGCGCGTGACATACTATCGTAAGAACCGCAATACGTACATCTGGGGTGGTGTGCTGATTTACTTGTACTCCATTGCCGATGCCGCCGTTGATGCGCTTTTAAGCGATTTCGACAGCCCCTTGCACATGGCCCTTCTTCCGAATCTAGATGGTGGTGCCCAGGCCGTCATGTCACTCGATTTTTAA
- the tpiA gene encoding triose-phosphate isomerase, whose amino-acid sequence MRQYIIAGNWKMNKTVSESVQLAKDIVEAVKDVKKTEVVIAPTYLAAAKVADVIKGTNVKLAIQDIHWKDQGAYTGKVSIDMVKEIGAEYVIIGHSEQRQYFHETEETVNLKVKKTLEAGLKPIICIGETLDQRNGGILKEVLGLQVKGAFKDVSAEDAAKCVLAYEPVWAIGTGVTATDEQAEETQAYVRSVVKEIYGEAVAEGMRIQYGGSMKGANAAGLLAQKDIDGGLIGGAGLKADTFKAIIDAAEAK is encoded by the coding sequence ATGCGTCAGTATATCATTGCTGGTAACTGGAAGATGAACAAGACCGTTAGCGAATCCGTTCAGCTCGCTAAGGATATCGTTGAAGCCGTTAAGGATGTGAAGAAGACTGAAGTGGTCATCGCTCCGACTTACCTCGCTGCAGCTAAGGTTGCAGACGTTATTAAGGGCACGAACGTGAAGCTCGCCATCCAGGACATCCACTGGAAGGACCAGGGCGCATACACGGGTAAGGTTTCCATCGACATGGTCAAGGAAATCGGTGCTGAATACGTGATCATCGGTCACTCCGAACAGCGTCAGTACTTCCACGAAACGGAAGAAACCGTGAACCTCAAGGTCAAGAAGACTCTCGAAGCTGGCCTCAAGCCGATCATCTGCATCGGTGAAACTCTCGACCAGCGCAACGGCGGCATCCTCAAGGAAGTTCTCGGCCTCCAGGTCAAGGGCGCTTTCAAGGACGTTTCTGCTGAAGACGCTGCAAAGTGCGTTCTCGCATACGAACCGGTTTGGGCAATCGGTACTGGCGTTACCGCTACCGACGAACAGGCTGAAGAAACTCAGGCTTATGTCCGCTCCGTTGTTAAGGAAATCTACGGCGAAGCTGTTGCAGAAGGCATGCGCATCCAGTACGGTGGCTCCATGAAGGGTGCAAACGCTGCTGGCCTCCTCGCTCAGAAGGACATCGACGGTGGTCTCATCGGTGGTGCAGGTCTCAAGGCTGACACCTTCAAGGCAATCATCGACGCCGCTGAAGCCAAGTAA
- the secG gene encoding preprotein translocase subunit SecG — protein MTTLFWVLIVLHVFLCFFLALLVLVQNDKMGGLAGLGGMTSQSAFSTAGAATFIQKLTRVVAVIFFIVVFALGLITAKQDQVVEESTMQKATRENASEQAVPEIPALPATFNAPAEAAPAAPAAAEVKAEAAPAAVAPAAPAPATEAAPAAPAEAPKAKKGKKKAAK, from the coding sequence ATGACAACTCTCTTTTGGGTATTGATCGTCCTCCACGTGTTTCTCTGCTTCTTCCTTGCTCTTCTTGTTCTCGTTCAGAATGACAAGATGGGCGGTCTGGCAGGTCTCGGTGGCATGACTTCGCAATCTGCATTTTCTACCGCCGGCGCAGCGACCTTCATCCAGAAGTTGACCCGTGTCGTTGCTGTGATTTTCTTCATCGTGGTTTTCGCTCTCGGCCTCATCACGGCTAAGCAGGATCAAGTTGTGGAAGAATCCACCATGCAGAAGGCTACTCGCGAAAACGCTTCCGAACAGGCTGTTCCGGAAATTCCGGCTCTCCCGGCAACTTTCAACGCTCCGGCTGAAGCAGCTCCTGCTGCACCGGCTGCCGCTGAAGTGAAGGCAGAAGCTGCTCCGGCAGCTGTTGCTCCCGCCGCTCCGGCACCTGCCACTGAAGCTGCACCGGCCGCTCCGGCTGAAGCTCCTAAGGCAAAGAAAGGCAAGAAGAAAGCCGCGAAGTAA